GGACCTCCCTCAAACCGACCAGTCAGATCAAAGATAAGGACAGTGGGCAGGAGGTATTAAAGCTGTGAGATCAGTGATTGGGTAAAATGCCAGAACAGAGTTTTTAAAGCAGGTCAAAACAAGTCTTTGGTTTGTTTTTTCTTTGGACACTATAAATAGCAGTGTTATAGTACAGGCTTTAAGGTCAAAACGCTGTTTATAGGTATTTTCCTTAGTTTCTACATTGTAAAGCTTTTCCACCGAGGttgagtctgtcagtctgtctccacATACACAGTAAAAATCTTGACTATTTCAAACTAGAAAAAAATAAGTCTCCACGCTAACTAAAAACTTTAACACCATATCTAATATAAAATGTAGTCAACTCAACACTTGATTACCTGAGATGACATAATTCAAAATTGTAAGTCAGCGTGGCAACTTATTTTTTCCAAGTTAAATCAACTCAAAACTGTGcccgctctccccctccctcctcctcaggcTTTGCTGCAGGTGGAGACGGAGGAATTAGCGGAGTGGGTGGAGCCTCCGTTGTCGTCGAGCCACTTGTCGAGGCTGCGTCGGCGTGCGTTCATGAAGAAATTTGAGACGGTGGTCAGCTCCAGGCCCAGCTGCTGGCTGATGGTGATCTGAAGCTCCTTGGACGGACGCTTATTCTCCTTGAAGATGGCGTGGAGTGTTCTTCTCTGGACGTCGGTAAACACCAGCCGAGGCTTCTTGGAGTGGCCACCATTACCGCTGTGGTTGCTGCCGCTGTGGTTTCCGTCGCTGCTGCCACCGCTGCCGCCACGGTCACCACCAACTTTACAGTGGCCATGGTCCTGCTCCTTGCGCTTACATGCtaagggtgggagagaaagagagatgttatAACAAACTACATCATAATAACATTAACACAGTATACAACACTGTATAACAACAATAGGCTACAGCACACAATCATCTATATATCGcaatataacaacacacacacacacacacacacacacacaccacacacacacacacacacacacacacacacacacacacaacacacacacacacacacacacacacacacacacacacacacacacaccacacacacacacacacacacacacgggtagcCTCATAATAACCTCCATCGGAGCTCACAGCTGAAAACAATTGCCGCTGACCGTGGTGCTGAAGCACACGGTAAGTAGGCCTCTCCCTGCATATCGAGACTTTACCAATAGAGGGCAGTAGTGAGCTGTCAAACAGCTGTCGCAGCGCTGAATTCGACCAAAAGCCATTCATTCTACTTAG
The sequence above is a segment of the Oncorhynchus gorbuscha isolate QuinsamMale2020 ecotype Even-year unplaced genomic scaffold, OgorEven_v1.0 Un_scaffold_8835, whole genome shotgun sequence genome. Coding sequences within it:
- the LOC124030022 gene encoding hepatocyte nuclear factor 6-like gives rise to the protein MNGFWSNSALRQLFDSSLLPSIGKVSICRERPTYRVLQHHVCYNISLSLPPLACKRKEQDHGHCKVGGDRGGSGGSSDGNHSGSNHSGNGGHSKKPRLVFTDVQRRTLHAIFKENKRPSKELQITISQQLGLELTTVSNFFMNARRRSLDKWLDDNGGSTHSANSSVSTCSKA